One window from the genome of Musa acuminata AAA Group cultivar baxijiao chromosome BXJ1-4, Cavendish_Baxijiao_AAA, whole genome shotgun sequence encodes:
- the LOC135640020 gene encoding phosphoglucan phosphatase LSF2, chloroplastic-like, which produces MGTICNGSLCSVLPSPRRSLEGISFFHGSHLRNLDSSSRKNSGIRCKISEGGPVEQGSRKNREVEDYNTVMKRMMRNPYEYHHDLGMNYTIINDSLIVGSQPQKPKDIDHLKEAENVAYILCLQQDKDIEYWGINFQDILNRCKELGIHHMRRPARDFDPDSLRSQLPKAVSSLEWAISEGKGRVYVHCTAGLGRAPAVAIAYLFWFCDMDLNTAYNTVTSKRACGPNKRAIRGATYDLAKNDPWKEPFESLPEHAFGGIADWERKLIRDRVRGLGGT; this is translated from the exons ATGGGAACGATCTGTAATGGATCCCTCTGTTCGGTGCTTCCATCACCTCGGAGATCTCTCGAGGGGATTTCCTTTTTCCATGGTAGTCATCTCAGGAATCTTGACAGCAGTTCGAGGAAGAATTCCGGCATCCGCTGCAAGATCTCGGAGGGCGGCCCGGTGGAACAGGGCTCCCGTAAAAATCGCGAGGTGGAGGACTATAACACCGTCATGAAGCGCATGATGAGGAACCCGTACGAGTACCATCATGATCTTG GCATGAATTATACTATCATAAACGATAGTTTAATTGTCGGTTCTCAGCCTCAAAAGCCCAAAGATATTGATCACCTAAAAGAGGCAGAAAATGTAGCATACATTCTGTGCTTACAGCAAGATAAAGACATTGAGTACTGGGGAATAAATTTTCAAGATATTCTCAACAGGTGCAAAGAACTTGGCATTCATCACATGAGAAGGCCT GCAAGGGACTTTGATCCAGATTCACTGAGGAGCCAATTGCCAAAAGCAGTCTCTTCACTAGAATGGGCTATTTCTGAGGGTAAAGGAAGAGTTTATGTCCATTGTACCGCTGGACTGGGAAGGGCACCTGCAGTTGCAATTGCTTATTTGTTTTGGTTCTGTGACATGGAT CTTAACACAGCCTATAATACTGTTACTTCAAAAAGAGCCTGTGGGCCAAACAAGCGAGCCATCAGAGGAGCTACTTATGATTTGGCAAAGAATGACCCGTGGAAAGAGCCTTTTGAGAGCTTGCCTGAGCATGCCTTCGGGGGTATCGCTGACTGGGAAAGGAAGTTGATTCGAGACCGAGTACGTGGACTTGGTGGAACTTGA
- the LOC103980553 gene encoding putative RING-H2 finger protein ATL69 encodes MSPDSISAPLAEAPPSAAAVGLGYGIAIAVGILVLVSTIMLASYVCVRVKGGAHRPFPAPSLPVRPAASAPGDAAAVVVVTTLGLDGPAIEAFYPKFVCGQGGASAPAGPCPICLAEYEAGEALRRAPDCGHFFHAGCVDEWLRVSATCPLCRSSPVPSAAATPVATPLSELIPLAAHAR; translated from the coding sequence ATGTCGCCCGACTCCATCTCTGCACCTCTGGCCGAAGCGCCGCCGTCAGCCGCAGCGGTTGGCCTCGGATACGGCATCGCCATAGCGGTTGGCATCCTCGTCCTCGTCTCCACCATCATGCTGGCCTCCTACGTCTGCGTCCGCGTCAAGGGCGGAGCCCACCGCCCGTTCCCCGCCCCGTCCCTCCCGGTTCGGCCGGCCGCCTCTGCCCCAGGCGACGCCGCCGCCGTTGTGGTGGTGACGACCTTAGGACTAGACGGCCCCGCCATCGAGGCTTTCTACCCCAAGTTCGTCTGCGGCCAGGGCGGAGCGTCGGCGCCGGCGGGGCCGTGCCCTATTTGCCTGGCAGAGTACGAGGCCGGGGAGGCCCTGCGGCGGGCGCCGGACTGCGGGCATTTCTTCCACGCGGGCTGCGTTGACGAGTGGCTCAGGGTGAGCGCGACATGCCCGCTATGCCGCAGCTCGCCGGTGCCGTCTGCGGCGGCGACGCCGGTGGCGACCCCGCTGTCGGAGCTGATCCCTCTGGCGGCGCACGCCCGGTGA